In Sphaeramia orbicularis chromosome 5, fSphaOr1.1, whole genome shotgun sequence, a genomic segment contains:
- the LOC115419222 gene encoding protein FAM72A: MSTSNANFKNKCVTQVNCIFCDSLLCTRGMKAVLLADTEVELFSTDIPPNRTVDFVASCYSTESCKCKLRDIACLKCGNVVGYHVVAPCKPCLLSCNNGHFWMFNSDAVSTLNRLDATGLNLLLWGDLPELDDSDNEESENPSEEECIR; the protein is encoded by the exons ATGTCTACATCCAACGCTAACTTCAAAAACAAGTGTGTGACCCAGGTTAACTGCATATTTTGTGACAGCCTGCTCTGTACGAGAGGAATGAAAGCAGTGCTTCTTGCAGACACTGAGGTTGAGCTTTTTTCGACTGACATACCTCCCAACAG AACTGTTGACTTTGTGGCCAGCTGCTACTCAACTGAAAGCTGCAAATGCAAACTGAGAGACATAGCATGTCTCAAGTG TGGAAATGTTGTGGGCTATCATGTTGTGGCCCCCTGTAAACCCTGTCTGCTTTCCTGTAACAACGGGCATTTCTGGATGTTCAATAGTGATGCTGTATCTACTCTCAACAGACTGGATGCTACAG GTCTGAATCTGCTTCTGTGGGGAGATCTTCCCGAGCTTGATGACAGTGACAATGAGGAATCAGAAAACCCATCAGAGGAGGAGTGCATTAGGTAA